Below is a genomic region from Thermodesulfobacteriota bacterium.
TCGAGGAATTCCTTCGCACTAAATACACAAACAAGGAACTCTATACCTGGATGGAAGGCGAAATCTCCGCTGTCTATAACCAGTGCTACCAGATGGCTTACGATTTGGCTAAGAAAGCCGAGAAAACTTTTCGTTTTGAACGCGGCCTGACAAGTTCAAATTTCATCCAGTTCGGGTACTGGGATAGTGTTCGAAAAGGACTATTGTCAGGTGAAAAGCTGTACTTGGCACTCAAACAAATGGAGAAAGCCTATCTCGACCAGAACAAGCGCGAATACGAGATCACGAAACATGTTTCGCTGGTGCTCCATGATCCGATGGCTCTGATTGCGTTGAAAGAGACTGGGCAATGTGAAGTCTTTTTACCCGAAGCCCTCTTTGACGCGGATTATCCAGGCCACTACATGCGCCGGGTTAAGAGCGTAAGCTTAACCATCCCCTGCGTGGTAGGTCCCTACACCAGCATCAACTGCACTCTGACGTTATTAAGCAATAAGACGCGCATCAAAAGCACGCCAACGGATCCTTACCCTGAAAGTGAGGACGGAGAAGATAATCGTTTTGTTACTAACTTCGCCGCTATGCAATCCATCGCCACTAGCCACGCACAGAATGACAGCGGCATGTTCGAACTGAACTTCCGCGACGAACGCTACCTGCCATTCGAGGGCGCCGGTGTCATATCTAGATGGCGGATTGACATGCCCAAGGACTGCAACGCCTTTGACTTTAACACGCTCTCCGATGTGATTCTGCATTTAAAGTACACAGCGTGGGAAGGCGGGGAGATTCTGAAAAAGGCAGCTAAGAAGGCTATGCAGGATGCGATTGCAGATACAGACAAAGCCCCACTTGCACGGCTCTTCAGCGCGAAACACGAGTTTCCGAGCGAGTGGCACCGCTTCCTGCATCCGGCGGATACAGCAACTAGCCAGACCTTGAAACTTGAGCTAACACAGGAGCGGTTTCCATTCCAGTTCCGGGGTAAGACAATTGAGATTAGCCAGATAGAGCTATTCTTGAAGCTCAAGGATGGTGTGAATCCTGAGAATGGTAAGACCTATGCTGAAATCTATGCCGATGGCAATCCCCTCACAGTGTCCCTCACATCACCTGACAGCACAGATAGTAAGCCACTTGACAGTATTGCGTCGTTTCTGAATGGGATTCCACATGCGGTGATGGATGTGTCGCGCGGCCTTGGTATCTGGGTGCTTACGGCACAAAAGGCGGATATCGAGCAACTTGTCACTGTTTTGGGCAAATTGGATGCTATCGAAGACATAATCATACTCTGTCATTATTCGGTTCAAGATGAAACACCTTAAGGGGTGAGCATAAGGAAGTGCAGCTAAAGAACAAATTTATTTAACCAGTTTTAAAGCAGTATCAAAATTTATTTAAAAGCTTAAGCTTGGATATTGACGGTTAGTTCTAAGCTCCTTAAGTTTTGGGTTCTCAAGTGAAGTGACCTTCAGCACGACCTCAACCTCTTTGTATTTATGGGATTTATGAATAAGCTCATTGTATAAAAATAAAGGGAAATGCAAAGTGGAGTTATATTAAAATCATTGTTATCTTTTCACTTTACGCGTTATTCAAATTAATTTTCCCCATGCCTACAGGAAGTTAGTTTGATTCCTTTAGGATTAACTTCTTCCTTGACTTGAGACACAGAAACGGAATAACACTTAGCAATGGACTGATTAAAAGCTGCATCCAAGCAGCCATCCATACTGCCTGCTTCATTCCTAGAACCTTGTAATACAAACCTTCCGGGTTGGACTTCCAGATATGTTCTGCCACCCACCACACATTCTCGGGGGTCCAGAAAAGTAGAGCTACGTAAATCACTCCAAATATCAATATCCCCTTGAAAGTAAGACTCGCCGCCCGTCCCCAAACAAGCGCATCCACCGCTCGCCTTGTCAGATTTCCAATGTAATACTTTGCCAGAATTATGCCGAATAACACCATGATAGATACGCTGATTCCAAACCCCAAAATGAACACAAAGAGTCTGGTAAAAAGGTCATGCTGGATTCCGCCAAAAACAGGGATTTTCCCTTCCCATACTCCCCATGCCAGCGGTAGGAATAATCCTAAAAGTAGACCCTCTACAAGGCCATTCTTAAACCCAACGGTAAAAAAGGTCAAAACCCCTCTTATGGTCAGAAACTCGGGGGGTATATCCTGACCTGTCTTTTCGATTATGTAGTATTGCTGTATCTCGGAGATGGCATCAATTAATCCCGCAGGTTTTGGCGCGGATACCGTTGGAGAAAATATCACCGATCCTCTTCTTCCTTCTGGCAATAGTACCAGCCTCCTGATTCTTAAAAGGTGTTAAACGAATTCACAGCTTTAGTCGCTTGGAGTGATTGGCCTCTGGTTTTTGATCCCTGATTGCCTTAAATATTTCTCTCCCGCTAAGCCTGAGAATATCAGAGATCTCCTCTATGCTTGCACCGGCTTGGTTTAGCCTCTCAATCCAGACCTGGTCCAGGGGGTTTGCCTTTAATCTTAAAGACAATGGATTGGGCCCTTCGGCTGATCTTGAGGAATCCTCATGGCTCACCACAGAAGGTGATGGCATTATGCTTCGACCTTGCTTAGCATGGGTAGTCGAAAGATAATACCTCACAGTCCGGGGAGGAATTCCTGAAACTTGAGAAATTTCCTTTGTCTTGAGCCCTATCTCATAGAGCTTGAGAATTCTCTTTCTTAGCTCTGGTTTTCTCTCTTTCAAATATGCTGGCTCCAATGTAATAAATTTCTAATTCCCTTTCCTTTTTCTTCATAACAGGAGAAAAGTCTCCGGAATCAAAGCACCTTAAGAACTCTTCCAGCTCTGCCCTTGTCCTGGGAGGGTGAACACACGAGATTACTTCCTTGAGCTTTCCTACTCTTTCTTTAAAGTAAGGGGGAACCTGAAAATACCCATCCTCTTCAAGATAGTGTTCTGCTTCCGAGAGCCTGAAGATTCCCTGAACAATCTCCTGCATTGCTAGATAAGCTGACTCGAAATAAGCTGACCTTTTTATGTTTTTTACCATGCTCAAGATTCTAACTCCCGAAACTTAACATTCAACCCCCAAAATGCGGCAAGCATACCGTCTAAGCTTGCCGATTTGCCATGCTTACTACTCTAAAAACTTTTTCGTATATTTCTCTCAGAAAAATCACACCTGTGGTGAGTTTATCAAACCACAAAAGGAGGTTTAACCATGATTCGATTAAGCGAAGGCAACATTACCCTCCAGGGGAAAAAGCTCATTATAGACGGTAAAATCGCCCATAAGCCGCAGGGCGTAACCGAAGATTGGAAGCCTTTTCAGGGTGAATTTGACATACAAAGCCTGTCGGACCTCTACTCAGCACTCGGACTTTTTATTCTGGGGAAGGTCAGTGACACACTCAATTACGCTCTCTGGAAACACTTTCAGGGGAAAAATATGATAGGACTCTATCAGCCACGGGCGGAAGCGGTTAAGAAACGTTTTCTTGCATTCCTTTTGGCCTCATGCCGGGAAGACAAAAAAAGAACAAGATTTCCTATAAACGACCTCACGATCCGGGCTTTAATGCACAAAATAGAAATCAGCGTGCTTAAAGGGAGTCATTCGTGTGTTCTTAACGGCAATAAGAAGCAACTGGCGGTGCTCAGATCCTCCGATTCACTTACCTTCGTTACCCCTGTATCCAATGCGGAAGTGGATTCATACGGAAGGTCTCTCCTGCTTCATTCGATAGAAAGAGTAATAGAGCGCGGTGAAGTGAGGCCCTTTAAATACGAGTCAATTGAGTGCTACAACGCAAGGCGGAGAACGATCCCTACACTTGTCGTTAAAGGCGATGGATTTCCATTAGATATCTCTTCGGCATTAAAGCTGAAGCTGCTCTGTCAGTGAGGAAATGAGAGTAGACGGAATACAGTAGACAGAATATAGGAGAAAAGAATAAAACCCTGTCTACTGCCTACTGTCTACTACTTACCGTCCACGTTGATGAGAAGAAATGTTTGGAAAGAAAAAGACTAAATTAAATCCCGCTCCCGAAACTCTCATAGGAGAGGGAACTCTTCTTGGCGATCCCCATCTCGTGCCTGTATCTATTCCGGACACGCACCGCCAGGGACATATCTTCACTATGGGAACTACACGCTCAGGCAAAACACGCCTTGCAGAGTTAATGATCGAGCAGGACATTAAAAAGGGATACTCCATTCTCTGGATAGACCCCAAAGGGGATATACAGATTCTCTCTAAAATCGCCCAAATAGCAAAAGAGGCGGGAAGAGAAAGGGAGCTTATGTTTCTCTCCCCTATATTTGCAGACCGGTCTATACGGCTAGACCCGCTATCTCACTACTTCATGCCCGAAGAAGTAGTATCTCACGTAGTCTCGGGAATACGAGCTAAGGAGGAGTTCTTTATCAATGTGGCATACGAAGTAACCCTCATCGTGGTGCAGAGCCTAATACTCTTTGCAGAGAAGGAAGGAAAATCCCCTCAATTCAATTTCCAGTCAATCAAAGAGAGAATAAGCTATCCCGACCTGCTTAAGCTTAAATCGCAACTCGAGGGTCTAAAGACAGAGGAAGCAGACGAGATCCTCTCCTCTCTCTATCAAATCCTTTCATCGCCGCAGGATTACTTCTCCAAGGTGTCGTCATCGCTTAGAACCGTGCTTACCGCTCTTTCCGTAGGGTCTGTGGGAAAAGTAATACGAAAAGCCAGCGCTAACCCCTTTATTGAAAGGCTCGAAAAAGGACGAAGGGTAATTCTTGTAATCCAGACCGGCTCTCTTCTGACGCGAAGAACCGCTCATATAATAGCACGGGTCCTTCTTTCCATGGTTCAAAGCTTTGTGGGACGAGTGCTTGCAGAAGGTGGAGCTATAAACCCTCCCATCTGCATTCATATAGACGAAGCCTCAAACGTACTCTATCTGGGCATAGAGGACCTGTTCAACAAAGCAGGCGGAGCAGGGATATGGCTTCACCTTATGACCCAAAGTTATCAAGACTTGGTAGCGGAACTGGGAGAGCCTCATGCAAAGAAGATTCTGGACAATACCAATACAAAGATAGTGTTCAGGGTAAACGACCCCCAGACCGCAAGATATGTATCCGACCTCGCCGGAGTAAAAAGGCGCTTCTCTCCAATACTCTCTCTAGGCGGTGGGGTAAGCGTTAGGGAAATGGAAGAGGAAAAGATATTACCCGACGAGGTATTGGGGCTTAAGTTCAGGGAAATTTTTGTGTTTACCATGAACGGAATATACAAGGGAAAAACATACGATGTGATTCACCCAACACTTAAAATTAAGCTTCCGGAAATTAAAGGAGGAGATGATGAGGATAATAATGATGGCTCTATTGATTCTAGCTCTACCAACAGCTAAATCCTACTCCGAGATTAGAGGTAACGATTCATCTCCGGAAAAGCCCTCAGAAACCTTCTCAGAAGGTACGCAGGGAAAGTATCCGGAAAACCGCTACTGCTTTGATGAATCATCCCAAAGGTACGGGATTCACCCGACTCTTCTCTGGGCAATTGCTAAAGTGGAGTCTAACTTCCATCCGTATGCAATCGGATATAGAAAAGATGGGAAGAATATAGCCATATACCCCGACTCAGTTGATCTTGCCAGGCGGTGGATAGATTGGCTCTGGCAAGAAGGGCTCGACTTTGACCTGGGCGTGGGACAAATAAACAGAGGCAATATTATTTCTTATAGAATTAACCCTTATAACCTTCTTGACCCCTGCTATAACCTCTATTGGAGCGCATACATACTCAGAACCATGATCGATCGCTATGGGTATACGTGGGAAGGAATATCCCACTATAACGGCGGGGGACTTACGTACTCGCGGAAGGTTTGGGAGGTAATTGAAGGATTAAAAGTTGATGAAACTAACGGTGAGGATATAGCTAAGAAAGGATTCTAGTAAAGAGGGTGAAATTGCTTATAACACTGGCTTTAGGACTTATAGCTTCCGGCTTAATCCTGTTCTTTGTCACAAGAGAAAGAAAACCTGTCGAACCGGCGGAACAAGAAATTACATTGGATGAACTTTCTGTTCTATGGATGCACTGGAATAAAGAAGACAAGAAAGCTAATACAGTGGATTCCAATCCTCCCCAAACAAAGGAGTCAACACAAGCAGAATCCGTCCAAAAAGAGAAAAGTCCCAAAGGATGGCAAAACGATGCTATAAAAGAGTTCTGGAAAGTGCAGGTATTGCCCTGGAGGGGAATCCTTGAATCCCAATCGGCTCTTTTTCCGGTCATGAGAGTCCTGGGACTGCTCGACAAGCACGGATCCTGCCCAAGCATAGTCTCCGCTCAGGATGAGCAGGAAACTAAAGACCTGGGAGATTACTGGAGTACGTTTGCTGAAGTCTCACTTCTCGACCACACTCTTAGAGTTACTAACAATCTTTTGGAAATCTACAAGTCCCACTACAAAGACCAAATCCTAAGAGGAGCTTATATCCTTGCTGGACTATCCCATGATTTAGGAAAAATCCCAGCTCTAAGAAAAAGAAAATCCTACTCCCTTGGGGATCATCCTGTTATCTCTGCCGGAATACTTACCGATATAGGAAAAGTTATTCCTTACATTGAGATGGTAATTCAAGCTGTAAAGTCACATCACCACCCAAAACCCCAGGATGAGCTTGCTCAGCATCTTCAGCAAGCGGATAAGAAAGCCAGGGAAGAAGAACTGATTCTCCTGAGAAAGGAGGGGGAAAAGGGGGAAGAAAATGAGCCTGGAATACTACTTGAAGATGAGGTAGAACCGACAGAAGACAAGGGGATGAATCTTATTGCGTTTTCTGCTTCGGCTAGACAAACGAATAATTTCACAGGTTCGACCAAACCTACCCTGAGCAAAGCCGAACCACTAACTATAAGCTCTAGCAAGGGACTCAGCACCGATAAAGTCCCTCCGGACTGGTTAAGAACTAACATCGATAATATTCTCAAGCGTGTTCTTCCCCATATAAACCAAGTCGTGGGATTTAATAGATACAACGCTAGATGGAAAGCGTTCAGTATGCCAAATGGAATTTGCTATATAGACCCTGAGTTTTTATTAAAGAAAGCAAGAGAAGTCATGGAGGAGAAAAAGATCACAGATATAAATTTCATAGACAACTCACTTAGAGAGAAAGCCAAAATTCTAATAGCAGATGCCCTGAGAGAAAGAGGATGGCTTGGAGAGGGGGTAAAAGAAGGATACTACGGTGCTTACTGGAACTGCTATGGAGCTGAAGGAGAAATGCTAAGACAAGAATACCGGACTCCCGTATTCATAAATGCTTTCGGGGTTCTGCCCAATGAGATTGAACTCAGAAAGACATCAATACTTAGAGAAATCAAAAGCGTAGAACTTTCTACGGAGGCAAGACGATGAAAGATATTCATATTCGATTAGGAGAAAGAGGATTCAATCATATAAATCAAGAGGCAGGAAAGCGAGGCATAAGCATAGCTGAGTATATTAGGCTTTTGATAGAATCAAATATGGAAGATGGAAATAGAAACATCAAAATAAAATCTCTTCTCAAGCTCTATTTGCTTAAGCTGCCTCTTAAAGAATGTGAGAAACTTCTAAGAGAAATTATCAGAAAGAAAAAGAGAGTGGGACCGCTGGAATCCTACGTTGAGGGAATACTGGAAAATAAACCCGATATGCGAGTAAACGAAATCTGCACGGTGCTGTCCAACAAGTTCGATACGAAGATCAGACCCAATGTTAGAACGATGGTGAGACGTATGAGAAAAAGGTTCCACAAAAGGAGAGAAAGGATGATTAATAAAACTAATGATAAGGGAATAAAGGGGTAGCGACAATGACCCTACTATACAAATACAAAGTATTTGTATATGGCCGGAGACAACTTCACAAAAGTGGGATATGTGGAAGGGGTGCAAATCGTCCAAGAAATATCCCAGTCGTGACCATAAGGAGACCTGCATGGGACATGAACAGGGTTTGAATTAGGCCCGAGCGAGATCGAGTCGAGACCCAAAGGGGACCCGATTGAGACTGGGATGAGACCCAAAAGAGGTCCGAAAGTGACCCCGTAGAATATAACCGGTGCAAAAAATTAGAAATTTAAACTAAAAGGAGCGTAAAAAGACAAAATGTTGGCAATAGAAATCGGGTTTGGAGATGTAAAAGTAGTAGGGGAAGAAATAAAATTTAAATTCCCCACAGTCCTTGCCTATGGAGATAACGGAGTACTTAGGGGCTGGAATGA
It encodes:
- a CDS encoding helix-turn-helix domain-containing protein — protein: MKERKPELRKRILKLYEIGLKTKEISQVSGIPPRTVRYYLSTTHAKQGRSIMPSPSVVSHEDSSRSAEGPNPLSLRLKANPLDQVWIERLNQAGASIEEISDILRLSGREIFKAIRDQKPEANHSKRLKL
- a CDS encoding TraM recognition domain-containing protein, translated to MFGKKKTKLNPAPETLIGEGTLLGDPHLVPVSIPDTHRQGHIFTMGTTRSGKTRLAELMIEQDIKKGYSILWIDPKGDIQILSKIAQIAKEAGRERELMFLSPIFADRSIRLDPLSHYFMPEEVVSHVVSGIRAKEEFFINVAYEVTLIVVQSLILFAEKEGKSPQFNFQSIKERISYPDLLKLKSQLEGLKTEEADEILSSLYQILSSPQDYFSKVSSSLRTVLTALSVGSVGKVIRKASANPFIERLEKGRRVILVIQTGSLLTRRTAHIIARVLLSMVQSFVGRVLAEGGAINPPICIHIDEASNVLYLGIEDLFNKAGGAGIWLHLMTQSYQDLVAELGEPHAKKILDNTNTKIVFRVNDPQTARYVSDLAGVKRRFSPILSLGGGVSVREMEEEKILPDEVLGLKFREIFVFTMNGIYKGKTYDVIHPTLKIKLPEIKGGDDEDNNDGSIDSSSTNS
- a CDS encoding lytic transglycosylase domain-containing protein, which codes for MMRIIMMALLILALPTAKSYSEIRGNDSSPEKPSETFSEGTQGKYPENRYCFDESSQRYGIHPTLLWAIAKVESNFHPYAIGYRKDGKNIAIYPDSVDLARRWIDWLWQEGLDFDLGVGQINRGNIISYRINPYNLLDPCYNLYWSAYILRTMIDRYGYTWEGISHYNGGGLTYSRKVWEVIEGLKVDETNGEDIAKKGF
- a CDS encoding HD domain-containing protein, coding for MLITLALGLIASGLILFFVTRERKPVEPAEQEITLDELSVLWMHWNKEDKKANTVDSNPPQTKESTQAESVQKEKSPKGWQNDAIKEFWKVQVLPWRGILESQSALFPVMRVLGLLDKHGSCPSIVSAQDEQETKDLGDYWSTFAEVSLLDHTLRVTNNLLEIYKSHYKDQILRGAYILAGLSHDLGKIPALRKRKSYSLGDHPVISAGILTDIGKVIPYIEMVIQAVKSHHHPKPQDELAQHLQQADKKAREEELILLRKEGEKGEENEPGILLEDEVEPTEDKGMNLIAFSASARQTNNFTGSTKPTLSKAEPLTISSSKGLSTDKVPPDWLRTNIDNILKRVLPHINQVVGFNRYNARWKAFSMPNGICYIDPEFLLKKAREVMEEKKITDINFIDNSLREKAKILIADALRERGWLGEGVKEGYYGAYWNCYGAEGEMLRQEYRTPVFINAFGVLPNEIELRKTSILREIKSVELSTEARR